The genomic region ACCTCGCCGAGGTTCGAAAGGCGAAGGAGACCGCCGCAGTGTTCGCCGACATGGGGCCCCAGGACCAAGGCGAGTGGGCGAGGGATCTGCGAAGTCGCGTGATGCCCCCGGGGGTGGAAGCGCCAGCGGTCTGCGTGCTCGACACCGGGGTTACCCGCGGGCACCCGCTACTCGATGCGTCGCTCGATACCGATGATTGCCATGCGTGCGACCGAGACTGGGGCACGCATGACCACTCCGGGCACGGCACCGAGATGGCCGGCCTTGCCCTGTATGGCGACCTTACCCCAGTCCTCGAGAGCACGGGGGACATCCTGCTGCGGCACCGACTCGAGTCCGTAAAGATCCTACCTCCCGATGGACACCCCGCGAACGCGCCCGACCTGTATGGTGCCGTCACGGCCGAGGCGGCAAGCCGCGCAGAGATCCATGCCCCTGAGCGTCGTCGTACGTTCTCCATGTCCATCTCCGCAACCGATGAGCGGGACCGAGGCCAACCTACATCCTGGTCTGCGGCGGTCGACGCATTGGCGGCTGGGCGATCGTTCGTCCCGCGCACGCAGGGGCTCGAGTATCTCGACGAGGGCGACGACGCCGCGCAGCGGTTGTTCGTGCTCTGCGCAGGCAACGTGGACGCGAGCGCGCTCGTGGTGGACCATCTCGAGCGAAGCGACACAGATCCCGTTCACGACCCTGGACAAGCGTGGAACGCCCTCACCGTTGGAGCTGTGACCGAGAAGGTCATCATCAACGACCCGCTGTGGACAGACTGGCGACCCGTCGCGCGGCGCGGCGAGCTGTCACCATGGAGCACGACTGGCGTGACGTTCGCTGACGCGTGGCCCATCAAGCCGGACGTCGTCTTTGAAGGTGGCAACGTCGTGAAGAACGGGAAGGACGAGGTGAGCTTTCCGTGCCCCGATCTCTCGTTGCTGTCGACCCATTTCAAACCCGCGGAACGGTCGTTCGCCCTCACCGAGGCGACGAGTGCCGCGACTGCACAAGCGGCACGGCTGGTGGCCCTAGTCTCGGCGGATTACCCGAGATTCTGGCCCGAGACGCTGCGCGCTCTGGTAGTGCACTCGGCGGAGTGGTCGGCACAGATGCAGACCCACCTGAGAGGCGCGAGCGGCAAGCGCGCCCGCGCGAAGCTCGTCCAGCGATACGGCTTCGGCATGCCGAGCCCTGAGCGTGCCCTACGCAGCGCAAACGACGCGCTTACCCTCGTCTTGCAGCGCCGGATCCGGCCTTTCGCCAAAGGCAAGATGCGCGAGCTTCACTTCTTCGACCTTCCCTGGCCTCGCGATGTGCTCGCCGAACTTGGCGCTACGCCTGTCCGCCTGCGCGTGACGCTCTCATACTTCATCGAGCCGAACCCTGGCAGGCGCGGCTGGAAGAGACGCCACCGCTATGCATCGCACGGCCTACGCTTCGAGGTGAAGGGGCCGACGGAGTCCATCGAAGCATTCCGCAAGCGCCTCAATATGAAGGCGCTCGACGAGGACGAGGCCAAGCCAGCTGCGGCCGGCGACGCGTCGGAATGGTACCTCGGCGAGCAGGCTCGCAACCGAGGCTCGCTCCACGCCGACTTCCTCTCTTGCAGTGCGGCCGACCTTGCCGAACGCGGCGTGGTCGCCGTCTACCCGGTCAGCGGCTGGTGGAAGGATCAGCCGAAGCGCGACCGCAGCGACAAGGGCGTGCGATACTCGTTGGTCGTTTCCATCGAGACGCCGGGGGTGGAGACCGACATCTGGACGCCGGTGGCGCAGGAAGTTGGCGTGCCGGTGGTGGTCGAGGCGTAGGCTGCGAAGGGGGCGGGATGTAGCCACGCGAGTCATCGACGCTGGCACGCCCTGTGCGTATGTCGCGTGTGCCAGCCAGTCATGTGCGAAAACGAGCCACACGTCAAGGAACCCCATGCGCCCGTCGAGCCTCCCGTCTCTCCGCTTTCGCTGCGTGCATGCCGCTTGCGTTCTCACCTTCACGCTTTGCGCGCTGCTCCCTTTGGCAGGCTGTGAAGCCGATGAGTGTGCGCTCGATTGGACGGTCTGGCTCGGGCCGAACCCCAACTGCCCTCCGGGCACCGACAACAGCTACGGCGCATGCAGTGCTCCTAGACTCCTGTTCGAGGGGTGCGCCGTGCAGCTGCAGGTTGCGGACACGATCCGGAGCTTTACGTACCGCGTCGTGGGGCAGACGGTGGAGCTGACGAGCTCGGGGACCGCGCCTGTGAGCGCTGCTTCCCTCGGGGCGGACGACACGCTGAGCTACGAGCGCCGCGAGTACACCCTCACCATGAGCGATCCCGACGAGTATTGGTTCGGCGAGCGGCCGTAGCGGTTCACCGCGCCAAGCGCGCCAGCCACACCGTGCGGTCGAGGCGTGGGTCCTCGAGGCTGTGCAGCAGGATTTCGTAGCCGTGCCGCTCGAGCCACGCTCGGTACTCGGCCGTGTCGAGGCTGCCGTGGAACAGCTGGTCGCCGAACATGTCGCCGCTCGGGCCCTCCCCTTCGCGGAGACCACTGGTGAACAAGAGCACGCCATGGGGGGCCGTGTGCTCGCGAAACGTCGCGAACATGCGGCGCTGGTCCGCGCACCCGAGGTGAAAGAAGCTGTCCCAGGCGATCACCACACCAAAGCGCTGACCGAGGGCGAGGCCGCGCATGTCCGCGTGGTGCAGCGTCAGCGTCGGGAGATGCTCACGCGCAACGTCCAACATCGGGAGCGCGAGGTCCACGCCTGTCACCGTATCGCCACGCTCGACGAAGAAGCGCGCGATGGGCTCCCCGCTACCGCAGCCGACGTCCAGTACGCACGTGGGCGCAGGCACGAGCTCGGCCACGCGCTCGGGAATGCTCCGTTCGACCCGCGAGCCGCGACGCAGCTCGTGCCAGCGCTGCGCGTGCCGGCTGTAGATGGCGGCGAGATCGACCAAGGTGTGACCAGTCTAACGCCAGACGTCGTCGCGAATGCCACGCAGGTACTTGGCCAATCGCACGCGAAAGGCTTCATCGATCCGCGACGACGGGCGACGTGGGCAGGGCGCTCAGCGCGACCGCCGTGAACGCCTCCACAGGATCACAACCGAACGCCGCGTACACCTCGGGGTAGTTCCCGGGTGAGGTGTTCTCGTCGACGATCATCGGTCCGTCCTCCGTCGCGATCATGTCGAACCCGATGATGGCGCAGCCGAGCACCTGCGCCGCGTCCACGGCGAGCTCCCGCTGCGCGTCGTCGATCTCGGCGGGCTCCACCGCGCCACCTTGGGCTCCCGCGTCGAAGACCTTGAAGCGCCCCGGGGCCATGGCGGTCACCTTCTCGGGGCGCTTGCGGTAGGCGCACACCACCTCGCCACCCAGCACGGTCACGCTGGCCCAGCGGGTCATGTCGTTGTCGTAATAGCGCTCCAGCAGGAAGCCCCGGTCGGGCGCACGCCCCGCTACGGAGGTCACGTAGCCCACGAGGTCGCGCAGCGCGGCGAACGACTCGACCAGGTGCACCCCCTGCCCCCACGCGCCAC from Sandaracinaceae bacterium harbors:
- a CDS encoding class I SAM-dependent methyltransferase, with product MVDLAAIYSRHAQRWHELRRGSRVERSIPERVAELVPAPTCVLDVGCGSGEPIARFFVERGDTVTGVDLALPMLDVAREHLPTLTLHHADMRGLALGQRFGVVIAWDSFFHLGCADQRRMFATFREHTAPHGVLLFTSGLREGEGPSGDMFGDQLFHGSLDTAEYRAWLERHGYEILLHSLEDPRLDRTVWLARLAR
- a CDS encoding S8 family peptidase, whose translation is MAAPRNRRHILVTTGTTVEAYTPHGRRINFPKPPPPTSRPKHGRELERRLKAVVVEASERRVDAGIEIHGAAPGVYVEFEGQPGVPLLVTSLEDSRQGIEVVAVSHSRTDEPEPRRIERATVFVPDGKVKHFLTRFESYAKTTPRRKGELRYEDMLDRVATLRLATLRGLWTDASEAYPIEHEAIWWEVWLRRQDGNELERLMEFAAAKEVDVAPRRLMFDDRIVTLVRGTPAQLASSVDVLNDLAEVRKAKETAAVFADMGPQDQGEWARDLRSRVMPPGVEAPAVCVLDTGVTRGHPLLDASLDTDDCHACDRDWGTHDHSGHGTEMAGLALYGDLTPVLESTGDILLRHRLESVKILPPDGHPANAPDLYGAVTAEAASRAEIHAPERRRTFSMSISATDERDRGQPTSWSAAVDALAAGRSFVPRTQGLEYLDEGDDAAQRLFVLCAGNVDASALVVDHLERSDTDPVHDPGQAWNALTVGAVTEKVIINDPLWTDWRPVARRGELSPWSTTGVTFADAWPIKPDVVFEGGNVVKNGKDEVSFPCPDLSLLSTHFKPAERSFALTEATSAATAQAARLVALVSADYPRFWPETLRALVVHSAEWSAQMQTHLRGASGKRARAKLVQRYGFGMPSPERALRSANDALTLVLQRRIRPFAKGKMRELHFFDLPWPRDVLAELGATPVRLRVTLSYFIEPNPGRRGWKRRHRYASHGLRFEVKGPTESIEAFRKRLNMKALDEDEAKPAAAGDASEWYLGEQARNRGSLHADFLSCSAADLAERGVVAVYPVSGWWKDQPKRDRSDKGVRYSLVVSIETPGVETDIWTPVAQEVGVPVVVEA